From Algoriphagus sp. NG3, the proteins below share one genomic window:
- a CDS encoding class I SAM-dependent methyltransferase codes for MERIDGWKYNEFKQVGKDYSSEEEVNVYESSHADFRDIKQESVDLIEKLKLKANDVLADFGSGTGIFAMEAAKVCKKVFAVDISSKMLAYSNNKAIQNSITNIEFCNSGFLNFKIDDESLNFATSTFSFHHLPDYWKGIALERLNRMLVYGGCLYIKDVVIEKENSTRNIQAFIDRQELLGGDFLRDDAEVHFREEFSTYDWILEGLLERAGFKILSKELYDGVIAEYLCVKE; via the coding sequence ATGGAAAGGATCGATGGTTGGAAATACAATGAATTTAAGCAGGTCGGTAAGGATTATTCTAGTGAAGAAGAAGTAAACGTATATGAATCAAGTCATGCCGATTTCCGGGATATTAAGCAGGAAAGTGTCGATTTGATAGAAAAACTGAAGCTCAAGGCAAACGATGTCTTGGCTGATTTTGGGTCAGGAACAGGGATTTTTGCCATGGAGGCAGCTAAAGTCTGCAAAAAGGTTTTTGCTGTGGATATCTCAAGTAAAATGCTGGCGTATTCTAATAACAAAGCCATCCAAAATTCCATAACCAATATTGAATTCTGTAATTCTGGATTCTTGAATTTTAAAATTGACGACGAGAGCTTAAACTTCGCCACATCTACTTTCTCTTTCCACCATTTGCCGGACTATTGGAAAGGAATTGCGCTGGAGAGATTAAATAGAATGCTGGTTTATGGGGGCTGCTTATACATCAAGGACGTAGTCATTGAAAAGGAAAACTCGACAAGAAACATCCAGGCGTTTATTGACAGGCAAGAACTCCTGGGCGGTGATTTTTTAAGAGATGATGCAGAAGTTCACTTTAGGGAAGAATTTTCTACTTATGACTGGATATTAGAAGGATTACTGGAGCGCGCAGGTTTCAAAATATTGAGTAAGGAGCTTTATGATGGGGTTATTGCAGAGTATTTATGCGTAAAGGAATAA
- a CDS encoding dihydrofolate reductase family protein encodes MRKLIAYEFLSNDGYMAGREGEEMDFVTRNFLKEMETDIELEYKEVDTFLFGRTTYESLSRYWPTVTTEDEPLADLMNGMNKIVFSSTLDDLKWNNSRLSTKGLEEQVIELKREEGKNIMIIGSASIVQSLTEKKLIDEYKFLLFPVILGDGKPLFKNTKEELGLKLIHSKIYRNGVLLLTYSI; translated from the coding sequence ATGAGAAAATTGATTGCTTATGAATTTCTTTCCAATGATGGTTATATGGCAGGGAGAGAAGGGGAGGAAATGGACTTCGTCACCAGAAATTTCTTAAAGGAAATGGAAACCGATATCGAATTGGAATATAAAGAAGTAGATACATTCCTGTTTGGGCGAACAACATATGAAAGCCTTTCTCGATATTGGCCAACTGTAACTACAGAAGATGAACCATTGGCAGATTTAATGAATGGGATGAATAAGATTGTCTTTTCTTCAACTCTTGATGATTTAAAATGGAATAACTCAAGGTTATCCACAAAAGGATTGGAGGAGCAGGTGATAGAGTTGAAAAGGGAAGAAGGAAAGAATATTATGATTATAGGAAGTGCCAGCATCGTACAAAGCTTAACTGAAAAGAAATTAATCGATGAGTATAAATTTTTGCTTTTCCCTGTAATTTTGGGAGATGGAAAACCTCTTTTTAAAAACACGAAAGAGGAATTGGGTCTTAAATTAATCCACTCAAAAATTTATAGAAATGGTGTTCTACTATTAACCTACTCAATCTGA
- a CDS encoding ABC transporter ATP-binding protein, with protein sequence MIEAKQLSKSYGDNKALKNLDIHIKAGEIFALLGQNGAGKTTTINCFLGFVKPSAGEVLINGVSVTKDPKESKKFLAYIPETVMLYGNLSGIENLAFFSSLAGQSYSTAEIKAFLSKSGLQESAHDKRVGGYSKGMRQKVGIAIAIAKKAKALFLDEPTSGLDPKASNEFSEILKELAAQGTAILMATHDIFRAKEVANQIGIMREGQLVKEMSASDISTNELEQLYLQTI encoded by the coding sequence ATGATAGAAGCAAAACAACTATCCAAGAGCTATGGTGACAATAAGGCTCTCAAAAATCTGGATATCCATATCAAAGCCGGTGAAATTTTTGCCCTTTTGGGACAAAACGGAGCAGGAAAAACGACCACCATCAACTGTTTCCTGGGTTTTGTCAAGCCTAGTGCAGGAGAAGTCCTGATCAACGGGGTTTCGGTCACCAAAGATCCCAAAGAGTCCAAGAAATTTTTGGCCTATATCCCGGAAACGGTAATGCTCTACGGAAACCTGAGTGGGATTGAAAACCTCGCTTTCTTCTCTTCATTGGCGGGACAATCCTATTCCACCGCAGAAATCAAAGCCTTTTTGAGCAAATCCGGTCTTCAGGAAAGTGCCCATGACAAGCGGGTAGGCGGATATTCCAAGGGGATGAGACAGAAAGTGGGGATCGCGATAGCGATTGCAAAAAAGGCGAAGGCTTTGTTTTTGGACGAGCCGACCAGCGGATTGGATCCCAAAGCTTCCAATGAATTTTCGGAGATTTTGAAAGAACTGGCAGCCCAAGGGACGGCAATTCTGATGGCCACGCATGATATCTTCCGAGCCAAGGAAGTAGCCAACCAGATCGGTATCATGAGAGAAGGGCAACTCGTAAAGGAAATGTCAGCTTCCGATATCTCTACCAACGAACTCGAACAGCTTTACCTTCAGACTATTTGA
- a CDS encoding DUF3526 domain-containing protein — MIKYLVKDFFRSKAHPIGLLLLMAAGLISLEIGSRFLERAERVSEKTAAYQTQSIQRQVSNSSGELGTLMYYLRFGLENEVPRLAGLSIGQRDIYPSVQSVTVRNLEEQRYSTDLMNPLFQLLGNMDFSFVLIYFFPLVIIAFGFNLISEEREGGTWSLVLSQTDSPMRFLRYKMGIRLVSILAVLILLLGISVFYLAIPVDRYFGAFCLIAVMYLLFWFAMVWLVVSFQLSSNLNAQLLLACWVLLSMIIPAGINVVQRWLFPIPEAMTAVIENREGYHAQWDREKVPTMEHFYSKYPQYREFQHPSDQDFSWLWYFAMQQLGDDEARESVEDLKKKLGQRMEMANLLSWVVPTVHTQASLNAVSFSDLGNYLNYMQALESFHEGRKNFFFPKIFEERPVSELDWGSFTLESFQDQHPIFWVKILGPFMLVLLLLLFWANRNFTKSGIYSNGK, encoded by the coding sequence ATGATCAAATACCTAGTCAAAGACTTTTTCAGATCCAAAGCACATCCCATTGGATTGCTATTGCTGATGGCAGCCGGACTGATCAGTCTGGAGATCGGTTCCCGTTTTTTGGAGCGGGCAGAGAGAGTTTCTGAAAAGACCGCTGCATATCAGACCCAGAGCATCCAGCGCCAAGTTTCCAACTCATCAGGGGAGCTGGGCACGCTAATGTATTACCTGCGTTTTGGGCTGGAAAATGAAGTGCCCCGCCTTGCTGGACTTTCCATAGGCCAGCGGGACATCTATCCGTCGGTACAAAGTGTGACTGTCCGCAACCTGGAAGAACAACGCTACTCCACTGATCTGATGAATCCACTTTTCCAGCTGTTAGGAAACATGGATTTTAGTTTTGTTCTGATCTACTTCTTTCCCTTGGTGATCATTGCCTTTGGTTTTAATCTGATTTCCGAGGAAAGAGAAGGTGGTACCTGGAGTCTGGTACTCAGTCAGACGGATTCTCCGATGAGGTTTCTGAGGTATAAAATGGGAATCAGGTTGGTCAGTATCCTGGCGGTGTTGATTCTGCTCTTGGGGATTTCTGTCTTTTATCTGGCTATCCCTGTGGACCGATACTTCGGGGCGTTCTGTCTGATCGCTGTAATGTATTTACTCTTTTGGTTTGCAATGGTCTGGTTGGTGGTAAGCTTCCAGCTGAGCTCCAATCTCAACGCACAGCTTCTTCTCGCTTGTTGGGTGCTGCTAAGCATGATTATTCCCGCAGGTATTAACGTCGTTCAGCGTTGGCTATTTCCAATTCCGGAAGCCATGACTGCAGTAATCGAAAACAGGGAGGGATACCATGCCCAGTGGGATAGGGAAAAGGTGCCCACTATGGAACATTTTTACAGCAAATACCCACAGTACCGTGAATTTCAGCATCCTTCGGATCAGGATTTCAGTTGGCTTTGGTACTTTGCCATGCAGCAGCTAGGAGACGATGAGGCACGTGAATCGGTCGAAGATTTAAAGAAAAAACTGGGACAGCGAATGGAAATGGCCAACCTACTGAGCTGGGTGGTGCCTACAGTGCATACCCAGGCCTCGCTCAATGCAGTCAGCTTTTCGGATTTGGGGAATTACCTCAATTATATGCAGGCCTTAGAGAGCTTTCATGAAGGAAGAAAGAATTTCTTTTTCCCAAAAATCTTTGAAGAAAGGCCAGTCTCAGAGCTGGATTGGGGAAGTTTTACCTTGGAAAGTTTTCAAGATCAACACCCTATATTTTGGGTCAAAATTCTAGGTCCATTTATGCTGGTCCTGCTACTTCTTTTGTTTTGGGCCAATCGAAATTTTACTAAATCTGGAATCTATTCCAACGGAAAATAA
- a CDS encoding ABC transporter permease, whose amino-acid sequence MKNRSPLLLLSAQVWKNIVFRPGSKALILVMNGLLISFLIVGLLDLNEHQQQIHGFGEEVRENWENSPDKHPHRMAHYGYLVFREKFPLSYFDFGMDSYLGNVIFLEAHKQNTANFSEANLSNGLLRFGEISAGMILQILVPLLIFFWGYDLISKDRENGTLKILFAQGVQGLELIWGRVLGLFLVSLTLVGLPLLLGFGLLFFQPENDILGQSQIQYLVMILAYLVFFLILSLVSVLVSAKSQSSKSSLTTLIGFWLLFTLVIPKVSQVIGQSVFSNPSKIEFDSAVEEEIIQQGDSHNPNDPHYAALKDSLLQAYQVDSVQKLPFNYSGFVMREGERLSTETYLRHEDELQEIFRNQEKVIRIAAWFDPFLAIKLASMGLSGTDKAMYQYFKAQSEDYRYELAQTMNNLQIDLIGNEIKSSSDPSARLTQDYWKELPDFHQQFLSFKQILTNELGSLLVLGIWLFAGVLLSVFYSKSIKVV is encoded by the coding sequence ATGAAAAACAGAAGTCCCCTACTCTTATTGTCAGCCCAGGTATGGAAAAACATCGTTTTCCGGCCTGGGAGCAAAGCATTGATTTTGGTCATGAATGGCCTCTTGATCAGCTTTTTGATCGTGGGTCTGCTTGACCTTAATGAGCATCAGCAGCAAATCCACGGTTTCGGAGAGGAAGTGCGTGAAAACTGGGAAAACAGCCCCGACAAGCACCCACACCGAATGGCACATTATGGCTACCTGGTTTTTAGGGAAAAATTCCCCCTTTCCTATTTTGATTTTGGAATGGACAGCTATCTGGGCAATGTGATTTTCCTTGAAGCCCACAAACAAAATACGGCCAATTTCTCAGAGGCCAATCTTTCCAATGGACTGCTGAGATTTGGGGAGATTTCCGCGGGAATGATTTTGCAGATTTTAGTGCCTCTTCTGATCTTTTTTTGGGGCTATGACCTTATCTCCAAGGACAGGGAAAATGGAACACTGAAAATCCTATTCGCCCAGGGAGTGCAAGGGTTGGAATTAATCTGGGGAAGGGTATTGGGCCTTTTTTTGGTTTCCCTCACCCTTGTAGGCTTACCCTTGTTATTGGGCTTTGGTTTATTATTCTTCCAGCCCGAAAATGACATCCTCGGACAGTCCCAGATCCAGTATTTGGTGATGATTCTGGCCTACCTTGTTTTTTTCCTGATTCTTTCCTTGGTATCGGTATTGGTTTCTGCCAAAAGCCAAAGTTCCAAATCTTCCCTGACCACCCTAATAGGGTTCTGGTTGTTGTTTACCCTGGTCATCCCAAAGGTTTCGCAAGTGATAGGACAGTCGGTTTTTTCCAACCCATCCAAGATCGAATTTGATTCGGCCGTCGAGGAAGAAATCATCCAACAGGGTGATAGCCATAATCCCAATGATCCCCATTACGCAGCTCTCAAGGACTCCTTGCTGCAGGCTTACCAGGTGGATTCTGTCCAAAAACTACCCTTCAACTACAGCGGATTTGTGATGCGGGAAGGAGAGCGACTCAGCACGGAAACCTATCTGCGACATGAGGATGAACTTCAGGAAATTTTCCGGAATCAAGAGAAAGTCATCCGGATTGCTGCCTGGTTTGATCCTTTTTTGGCCATTAAATTAGCCTCTATGGGCTTGTCCGGAACGGACAAAGCCATGTATCAATACTTCAAAGCCCAGTCAGAAGACTATCGCTACGAATTGGCCCAAACGATGAACAACCTACAGATTGACTTGATCGGCAATGAGATCAAATCTTCCTCCGATCCTTCGGCGAGGTTGACACAGGACTACTGGAAGGAGCTGCCGGACTTCCATCAGCAGTTTCTGTCTTTCAAACAGATTCTGACCAATGAACTGGGGTCCCTTTTGGTCTTGGGCATATGGCTGTTTGCCGGAGTTTTGCTGAGTGTGTTTTATTCAAAAAGTATCAAAGTAGTTTGA
- a CDS encoding TonB-dependent siderophore receptor codes for MDRKKIIPEYSLPNLYRGLVVSIFLVLFFCGSTIAQSRLSGHLKDEKGLPVINMNISLISDSETKIALSDIDGNFDFKELNGNKFRVSITSMSYNAYEQEIDLSQINQPLIIVLSSSELNLQQIEVVGRARQDYTSEYSFSATKIAIANRELPQAVGSVTKELIRDRGAFQLADAVKNVSGVTPSSFYNQYAIRGISQNEEGQIINGLRTRQFYFLQPLTSHIERVEVIKGPASAAFASTDPGGSINMVTKKPLSEERKEVSFSAGSFQTIRGTLDFTGPLNSSKTLLYRLNAAYQQAGSFRDYVSNNSVLISPSITYIPSDNTSINTELIYNSMQGNLDRGQPIFGAVAGETDLNSTPISLNLGAATDYFISDELIWTVNLNHKFSDKINFNTVYMKQTWKEDLQEHRTTNAFARNIQGEQVSSLAGMQFVDRQQNWNIDNLNAYFNFDFDLGMAKNKLLVGYDLHSWQKLKGDGQNAARGFLLTDGSVAGSFDPNNAGNYQTVTVNGEVLPKPNVNYFNLETPNTAMPVLTDYIFNSRVAIPAALTTSSAIYIQEHIKLGKFSALLSLRNEWFKDITNEGSQNELSFTNTVLLPRVGLTYEVSPSVNVYATYLEGMQPQSNTVTLMPNTGSYFWTSESASRFKPLVSDLKEVGMKAALFDGLIQVNAALYEINQENILMNANLPAFPDSLVQRGADRSRGFETDITGFIQPNWQLSFSYSYIDAKIISDSNTELIGTRKENTPKHSGNLWTRYNIEESTRFKGLGFGLGLQAQGNRIPWFTRDFEVPAFIVMDAAVYYSPLGSNMQLALNVNNLTDNTYWVGAQNYTRLFPGAPRNFILTATYKF; via the coding sequence ATGGACAGAAAAAAAATCATACCTGAATACAGCCTCCCCAACTTATACAGGGGGTTGGTGGTGAGCATATTTTTAGTCTTGTTTTTTTGTGGATCCACTATAGCCCAATCCCGCCTAAGTGGCCATCTCAAAGATGAAAAAGGCCTTCCTGTTATCAATATGAATATCAGCTTGATTTCGGATTCGGAAACTAAGATTGCCCTTTCGGATATTGATGGGAACTTTGACTTCAAAGAGCTTAATGGCAACAAGTTCAGGGTTTCGATTACCTCAATGAGCTACAATGCCTATGAACAGGAGATTGACCTGTCACAAATCAATCAGCCTTTGATCATTGTATTGTCTTCATCTGAGCTCAATCTTCAGCAAATAGAGGTAGTAGGCAGAGCCCGTCAGGACTATACCAGCGAATACAGTTTCTCGGCAACCAAGATTGCCATTGCCAATCGAGAGCTCCCCCAGGCAGTGGGATCGGTAACCAAGGAACTGATCAGGGACAGAGGCGCATTTCAGCTGGCGGACGCCGTGAAAAACGTCAGTGGGGTGACTCCATCCAGTTTCTACAACCAATATGCAATCCGGGGAATCAGCCAAAACGAAGAGGGACAGATCATCAATGGACTGCGAACCCGTCAGTTTTACTTTCTTCAGCCTCTTACTTCCCATATCGAGCGGGTGGAGGTGATCAAAGGACCGGCTTCGGCGGCTTTTGCCAGCACAGATCCTGGAGGAAGCATCAATATGGTGACCAAAAAGCCACTTTCCGAAGAGCGAAAAGAAGTAAGTTTCAGTGCGGGAAGCTTCCAGACCATCCGGGGCACCCTGGATTTCACCGGCCCCTTAAATTCTTCGAAAACCCTGCTTTACCGTCTGAATGCGGCCTATCAGCAAGCTGGATCATTTCGCGATTATGTGAGTAACAATTCGGTGCTGATCTCTCCTTCCATTACCTATATCCCCTCTGACAATACCTCGATTAATACGGAACTGATCTACAATTCCATGCAGGGTAACCTGGACAGGGGACAGCCGATATTTGGAGCGGTGGCGGGAGAGACTGACTTAAACAGCACTCCCATTAGCCTAAACCTGGGTGCTGCTACTGATTATTTCATTTCGGACGAACTAATCTGGACAGTCAATCTAAACCATAAGTTTTCTGACAAAATCAACTTCAATACGGTGTATATGAAGCAGACCTGGAAAGAGGATCTTCAGGAGCACCGTACCACCAACGCCTTTGCTAGAAATATACAGGGGGAGCAGGTCAGTAGTTTGGCAGGGATGCAGTTTGTCGATAGACAACAAAACTGGAACATAGATAATCTGAATGCCTATTTCAATTTTGACTTTGATCTTGGAATGGCGAAAAACAAGCTTTTGGTAGGCTATGATCTCCATTCCTGGCAAAAGCTGAAAGGAGATGGACAAAATGCCGCTAGAGGTTTTCTCTTAACTGACGGGTCAGTGGCTGGCTCCTTCGATCCCAACAATGCGGGAAATTACCAAACTGTCACAGTCAACGGAGAAGTACTTCCCAAGCCAAACGTCAATTACTTCAACTTGGAAACTCCAAATACGGCCATGCCTGTACTTACGGATTATATTTTCAACTCCCGCGTGGCAATTCCTGCAGCCTTGACTACTTCTTCTGCTATCTATATCCAGGAGCATATCAAACTGGGTAAATTTTCCGCCTTGCTAAGCCTGAGAAATGAATGGTTTAAGGACATCACCAATGAGGGTTCCCAGAACGAGCTGTCCTTTACCAACACTGTACTATTGCCCAGAGTGGGACTGACGTATGAAGTAAGCCCTTCGGTCAATGTCTATGCTACCTATCTTGAAGGCATGCAGCCTCAATCCAACACCGTGACCCTGATGCCTAACACAGGATCTTATTTTTGGACCTCAGAGTCGGCCTCAAGATTCAAGCCTCTGGTCAGTGACCTGAAAGAAGTGGGGATGAAGGCAGCACTTTTTGATGGATTGATCCAGGTAAACGCGGCCTTGTATGAAATCAATCAGGAAAATATCCTGATGAATGCCAATCTACCGGCTTTCCCGGATTCCTTGGTACAGCGAGGAGCTGACCGGAGCAGGGGATTTGAAACCGATATCACAGGATTTATCCAACCTAACTGGCAACTATCTTTCTCCTACAGCTATATCGATGCGAAAATCATCTCGGATTCCAATACTGAGCTGATTGGCACCAGGAAGGAAAATACCCCTAAACATAGTGGAAATCTCTGGACACGATATAATATCGAAGAGAGTACCAGGTTCAAAGGTCTGGGATTTGGCTTAGGGCTACAGGCTCAGGGAAACAGGATTCCATGGTTTACAAGAGACTTTGAAGTACCGGCATTTATTGTCATGGATGCCGCGGTATATTACTCTCCACTTGGCAGCAATATGCAGCTGGCGCTCAACGTAAACAACCTGACAGACAACACTTACTGGGTGGGAGCACAAAATTACACCCGTCTGTTTCCAGGAGCTCCGAGAAACTTCATACTGACTGCAACTTACAAGTTCTGA
- a CDS encoding ankyrin repeat domain-containing protein, which produces MSKSFIIACENGNRKIAELLLENEVSEVNYTDNKGRTALHYAAHQGYKEICANLIEKGADVNYEDHQGETPLYFATLQNQTQTIKLLLENNAKTEITDKVGNTLLHLAAKNGQKSLAELFLENGLQLESTNNTGQTPLMLAVLYRKKLLIDLFIEKGADTSIKTKDGNNLIHLALSSGNMPVIKTLLENGIPVDEPDAQSVTPLQYACYNNNIMLVRLFIEKGATIFQQTPSGLSPIYYACAYNQKQLVNLFLDQGLDVNFQTPSQSEVTMGSYLDFVETAQDLSSDSLFTICQSRTSGGESLLHIATKNGHLYMVELLLKKGANVNIQDESENTALHYASAVGNKDIAALLIENGADVNLTNVREQKALDYANIRGYNEIASLILGEKESPDASKTNLAKAIVSAKNTPTQSEVSMSKDDIKAKLKELKELYEEGLLDEDDFKEAKAKIIGML; this is translated from the coding sequence ATGAGCAAATCATTTATAATCGCCTGTGAAAATGGCAACCGAAAAATAGCTGAACTCTTATTAGAAAATGAAGTTTCGGAGGTTAACTATACCGACAATAAAGGCCGTACGGCTTTGCATTATGCCGCTCATCAGGGTTATAAAGAAATCTGTGCCAACTTGATTGAAAAAGGTGCCGATGTCAACTACGAAGACCATCAAGGTGAAACTCCACTTTACTTTGCTACCCTGCAAAACCAGACACAAACCATCAAATTGCTGTTAGAAAACAATGCCAAAACAGAAATTACAGATAAAGTAGGGAACACACTCTTGCACCTAGCCGCTAAAAATGGGCAAAAATCCCTAGCCGAATTATTTCTAGAAAATGGCTTGCAACTGGAAAGCACCAACAACACGGGACAAACCCCGCTAATGCTGGCGGTTCTCTATCGCAAAAAACTTTTGATTGACCTTTTTATTGAAAAAGGTGCAGATACAAGTATCAAAACAAAAGATGGCAATAACCTGATCCATCTGGCATTATCTTCAGGCAATATGCCCGTCATCAAAACCTTACTCGAAAATGGTATTCCGGTAGATGAACCCGATGCACAGTCAGTCACGCCCCTGCAATATGCGTGTTATAATAACAACATCATGTTGGTTAGGTTGTTTATAGAAAAAGGAGCTACTATTTTTCAGCAAACCCCAAGCGGATTGTCCCCTATTTATTACGCCTGCGCCTACAACCAAAAGCAGTTGGTTAACCTGTTTTTAGACCAAGGCTTAGATGTTAATTTCCAGACCCCTTCCCAAAGCGAAGTAACAATGGGAAGCTATCTTGATTTTGTGGAAACGGCCCAGGATCTATCGTCAGACAGTTTGTTTACTATCTGCCAATCCCGAACCTCCGGTGGCGAAAGTTTGCTGCATATTGCCACAAAAAACGGGCATTTGTATATGGTAGAATTACTGCTGAAAAAAGGCGCCAATGTGAATATTCAAGATGAATCTGAAAACACCGCTTTGCACTATGCCTCCGCTGTTGGTAACAAAGATATCGCCGCTTTATTGATAGAAAACGGTGCCGATGTCAACCTCACAAATGTGAGAGAACAAAAAGCCCTGGATTACGCCAATATTCGAGGATATAACGAAATTGCTTCCCTGATTTTAGGCGAAAAAGAGAGCCCGGATGCCTCAAAAACGAATCTTGCTAAAGCGATTGTTTCAGCTAAAAACACTCCCACTCAATCTGAAGTCTCCATGAGCAAAGATGACATTAAAGCCAAACTAAAAGAACTGAAGGAATTGTATGAAGAAGGCTTATTGGATGAAGATGATTTTAAAGAAGCGAAAGCTAAAATTATTGGAATGCTTTGA
- a CDS encoding ankyrin repeat domain-containing protein has protein sequence MNPLKQAFFARDYEQVEATILNEASSFSGLTSFDQNQIISTFLQQKKYDFILKLSDTDAVILDVFELDKLDGSFIETVLSKTPFYTQPITSYNFESLSKETPNQEALDFLGNFVSKIENIDASIGNESLLKLALNKKFPLQALEILVNAGCDITEMDASDNTLLFNKLQTPTTQWLIDQGLDVNHKNKGGKTPLLRAIENNELDIVQLLLENGVDTSVKDKDGNSIFHMALVDKVSYELFDLLCEYDSPSLEETNSGGSTMLFNYIDRLYSSGEKELEYLNKLLEMGGDIHQVNRNAYGEEITALDIASKKGFVVFEALLKHNYQAINLTDDNGNTLLHKVCAMQLNFDQSKAKEQYKMVKLLLKQGADAALRNAQDKTPLDLATDDNLKDKVVALLLKQNA, from the coding sequence ATGAATCCATTAAAACAAGCCTTTTTTGCCAGGGATTATGAGCAAGTAGAAGCTACTATTTTAAACGAAGCAAGTTCTTTTTCAGGACTTACATCGTTTGATCAAAATCAAATCATTAGCACATTTTTACAGCAAAAGAAATACGATTTCATCTTAAAATTATCCGACACAGATGCAGTGATTTTAGATGTGTTTGAACTGGACAAACTCGATGGGAGTTTTATTGAAACCGTGCTGTCGAAAACGCCATTTTACACTCAGCCAATCACCTCGTATAACTTTGAAAGCCTTTCCAAAGAAACACCTAATCAAGAAGCCTTGGATTTCTTGGGGAATTTTGTTTCTAAGATAGAAAACATAGATGCAAGTATCGGAAATGAATCGCTTTTGAAGCTTGCACTCAATAAAAAATTTCCGCTTCAAGCTCTTGAAATACTGGTGAATGCCGGATGCGACATCACAGAAATGGATGCTTCAGATAACACCTTGCTTTTTAATAAATTGCAAACACCTACCACCCAATGGCTTATTGACCAAGGGCTGGATGTAAATCATAAAAACAAAGGAGGTAAAACACCACTTCTCCGAGCCATTGAAAACAATGAGCTTGATATTGTTCAACTTCTTCTGGAAAATGGTGTTGATACTTCTGTAAAAGATAAAGATGGAAATTCCATTTTTCATATGGCGCTGGTAGATAAGGTTTCTTACGAACTGTTCGACCTGCTTTGTGAATACGACAGCCCTTCCTTAGAAGAAACCAATTCCGGCGGGTCAACTATGCTGTTCAATTATATCGATAGATTGTACAGCAGTGGCGAAAAAGAACTGGAATACCTCAATAAGTTACTGGAAATGGGGGGAGATATACATCAGGTAAACCGCAACGCCTATGGGGAAGAAATCACCGCCTTGGATATCGCTTCAAAGAAAGGATTTGTCGTGTTTGAAGCGCTTTTGAAACACAATTACCAAGCGATTAATCTCACCGATGACAACGGCAATACGCTATTGCATAAGGTGTGTGCAATGCAACTGAATTTTGATCAAAGCAAGGCAAAAGAACAGTATAAAATGGTCAAGTTGTTACTCAAGCAAGGCGCTGATGCAGCTTTAAGAAACGCGCAAGATAAAACGCCATTAGATCTCGCCACAGACGATAATTTGAAAGACAAAGTTGTGGCTTTACTGCTGAAGCAAAACGCATAA
- a CDS encoding LytTR family DNA-binding domain-containing protein codes for MKIVIVEDEKNAQEALKKMLQLTAPHLHIEAVLPSVKTAKQFLSNNKIDLLFLDIKLEDGTGFDLLNLLESREFALIFTTAYDAYAIKAFKFSAIDYLLKPIDPSELQRAIQRADKRESPTVTPIETQKGDQKIVLKTADNRYLIAVKDILHLEADGSYTVFYTKEQKIMASKNLKYYEDLLQEYDFVRCHQSHLVAQSHIKVLKTSSLLLVNGVEIPISHRKRKLFKDF; via the coding sequence ATGAAGATTGTAATTGTCGAAGACGAAAAAAATGCGCAAGAAGCTTTGAAAAAAATGCTTCAACTCACCGCACCGCATTTGCATATTGAAGCTGTTTTACCAAGTGTAAAAACCGCCAAACAATTTTTAAGCAACAATAAAATAGACTTGCTTTTTCTCGATATTAAACTCGAAGACGGCACTGGGTTTGATTTACTCAATTTACTTGAATCACGGGAATTTGCTTTGATTTTTACAACGGCTTATGATGCCTATGCCATCAAAGCCTTTAAGTTTAGCGCTATCGATTATTTGCTCAAACCCATTGACCCCAGCGAACTACAGCGTGCTATTCAGCGCGCCGACAAACGTGAATCGCCAACCGTTACACCTATAGAAACACAAAAAGGCGATCAAAAAATTGTTCTAAAAACGGCTGATAACCGCTATTTGATTGCCGTCAAAGATATTTTACATCTCGAGGCAGATGGTTCTTACACGGTGTTTTACACCAAGGAGCAAAAAATAATGGCTTCCAAAAACCTGAAATATTATGAAGACCTCTTGCAGGAATACGACTTCGTACGCTGTCATCAATCGCACCTGGTGGCACAGTCCCACATCAAAGTCTTAAAAACGAGCAGCTTGCTACTCGTCAACGGAGTCGAAATTCCTATTTCGCATCGCAAACGAAAATTGTTTAAAGATTTTTAA